Proteins co-encoded in one bacterium genomic window:
- the coaD gene encoding pantetheine-phosphate adenylyltransferase, with amino-acid sequence MHNIAIYPGTFDPITNGHLDIIERAIPLFEEVIVAVACDSSKPTLFSIQERIQMLKEITKDYPNVEVEEFSGLLVEYAQKKQAGIIIRGLRAVSDFEHEFQMASLNKRLNPGIETLFMMTHEDNFFLSSSAIKEIASLGGSLHGFVPKIVEEILKKRFKS; translated from the coding sequence ATGCACAATATCGCTATTTATCCAGGAACATTTGACCCGATAACAAATGGTCATTTAGATATAATTGAACGAGCGATACCTTTATTTGAAGAGGTAATAGTTGCTGTGGCTTGCGATTCTTCTAAACCAACTCTTTTTTCGATACAAGAGCGAATACAAATGTTAAAAGAGATAACCAAAGATTACCCTAATGTCGAGGTAGAGGAATTTTCTGGATTGTTAGTTGAATATGCACAAAAAAAACAGGCAGGTATTATCATTCGAGGACTACGGGCAGTGTCAGATTTTGAACATGAGTTCCAAATGGCTTCCTTGAATAAAAGATTAAATCCCGGGATAGAAACTCTGTTTATGATGACCCATGAAGATAATTTCTTCTTAAGTTCTTCAGCGATAAAAGAAATAGCCAGTCTGGGTGGTTCACTGCATGGTTTTGTCCCCAAAATTGTCGAAGAAATACTGAAAAAGAGGTTTAAATCATGA